One genomic window of Corynebacterium sp. sy039 includes the following:
- a CDS encoding pyridoxal phosphate-dependent aminotransferase has product MTEKKTAPNATAPAKKRPRRTFDQSDKMKDVLYEIRGPVAAEAERLELDGHRILKLNTGNPAIFGFEAPDVIVRDMIASLPTAQGYSSSKGIISARRAIVTRYEMTPNFPHFDVNDVYLGNGVSELITVTTQALLNDGDEVLIPAPDYPLWTAATSLAGGKPVHYHCDEENNWFPDIEDIKAKVTEKTKAIVVINPNNPTGVVYSEELLKQIVDIAREHDLLILADEIYDRILFDDAVHTSIASLAHDVLCITYNGLSKAYRVAGFRAGWMIITGPKHYARGFIEGIDLLAGTRLCPNVPAQHAIQTALGGRQSIYDLTRAGGRLRVQRDVAYEGLNAIPGISCVKPQGALYAFPKIDQNYYDIHDDTQLMLDLLRSEKILLVQGTGFNWKKPDHFRLVFLPWASELSEAIERIGNFLSSYKQ; this is encoded by the coding sequence ATGACTGAGAAAAAAACTGCCCCTAACGCCACTGCTCCTGCTAAAAAACGCCCGCGTCGTACCTTCGATCAATCAGACAAAATGAAGGATGTGCTCTACGAGATTCGTGGACCAGTTGCGGCAGAGGCTGAGCGTCTCGAACTCGACGGACACCGTATCCTTAAGCTCAATACTGGCAATCCTGCTATTTTCGGTTTTGAGGCTCCCGATGTCATTGTGCGCGATATGATTGCCTCACTCCCCACGGCACAAGGCTACTCTTCCTCCAAAGGCATTATTTCTGCTCGACGTGCAATTGTCACGCGCTATGAGATGACCCCAAATTTCCCGCATTTCGATGTCAATGATGTCTACCTGGGCAATGGTGTTTCTGAGCTCATTACGGTAACCACTCAAGCACTGCTTAACGACGGAGACGAAGTGCTCATCCCTGCCCCTGACTATCCTTTGTGGACCGCGGCTACCTCCCTGGCCGGCGGCAAGCCTGTGCATTATCATTGCGATGAGGAAAATAACTGGTTCCCCGACATTGAAGACATCAAAGCTAAGGTCACTGAGAAAACCAAAGCAATTGTGGTCATCAATCCCAATAATCCTACGGGTGTTGTTTATTCAGAGGAATTGCTCAAGCAAATCGTCGATATTGCTAGAGAACACGACTTACTCATTCTGGCTGATGAGATTTACGACCGGATTCTTTTCGACGATGCCGTACATACGTCCATTGCCAGCCTAGCTCACGACGTTCTCTGCATTACCTACAATGGCTTGTCCAAGGCATACCGCGTCGCAGGATTCCGTGCTGGTTGGATGATTATTACCGGGCCAAAGCACTATGCCCGTGGGTTCATTGAGGGAATTGACCTCTTGGCTGGCACCCGACTATGCCCAAATGTTCCTGCTCAGCACGCTATCCAAACCGCTTTGGGCGGACGCCAGTCTATCTATGACCTCACCCGAGCAGGTGGTAGATTACGAGTACAACGTGATGTCGCGTATGAAGGACTCAATGCTATTCCAGGAATTAGCTGCGTGAAACCCCAAGGGGCACTCTATGCTTTTCCTAAAATTGATCAGAATTATTATGACATTCACGACGACACTCAGCTCATGCTCGATCTGTTGCGTTCGGAAAAGATTTTGCTTGTCCAAGGCACCGGTTTTAATTGGAAAAAACCGGATCATTTCCGATTAGTGTTCTTGCCTTGGGCAAGCGAACTAAGCGAAGCTATCGAAAGAATCGGTAACTTCTTATCCAGCTATAAACAATAG
- a CDS encoding UDP-glucose/GDP-mannose dehydrogenase family protein gives MRMSVIGTGYLGATHAACMAELGHDVLGVDVDKRKIDLLSSGQAPFYEPGLPEVLQRNIDANHLAFSTNYADAADHAHVHFLCVGTPQQRGSYAADMRYVRGVIEELVPLLEGEHIIFGKSTVPVGTAAGLQELADSLSRPGTRVEIAWNPEFLREGYAVHDTISPDRIVIGCSQSNSGVVECAQEIYATPISRGTPFLVTDLATAELVKVSANAFLATKISFINAVSEVCEAAGADVTLLADAIGYDERIGHKFLGAGLGFGGGCLPKDIRAFMARAGELGANEALTFLREVDAINMRRREHLVALAKKTAGGSLIGKNVTVLGCAFKPNSDDVRDSPALSVAGSLSLHGAQTTVYDPQAMDNARAVFPTLTYADSTLTALEDADLVILATEWQEFRDLDPVQVGALVRTKAIIDGRNVLDPKQWQAAGWTYKALGRSL, from the coding sequence ATGCGGATGAGTGTTATTGGCACCGGCTATCTTGGTGCAACCCATGCAGCGTGCATGGCAGAACTTGGACATGATGTACTTGGCGTTGACGTCGATAAGCGCAAAATCGATTTGCTTTCCTCTGGTCAGGCTCCTTTTTACGAGCCAGGTCTACCCGAGGTACTCCAGCGCAATATCGACGCCAACCACTTGGCTTTTAGCACCAACTATGCTGATGCTGCCGACCATGCGCATGTGCATTTTCTCTGCGTGGGTACCCCGCAACAACGTGGTTCATATGCCGCCGATATGCGTTATGTGCGGGGGGTAATTGAGGAACTTGTGCCGCTTCTTGAGGGTGAACACATAATCTTTGGTAAATCCACAGTCCCGGTTGGCACTGCTGCGGGTCTGCAAGAGCTTGCTGATTCTTTATCACGACCTGGTACCCGAGTGGAAATCGCCTGGAATCCAGAGTTTTTGCGTGAAGGCTATGCAGTGCATGACACCATTAGCCCTGACCGCATTGTCATTGGTTGCTCGCAATCTAATTCTGGGGTCGTGGAATGCGCTCAAGAAATCTACGCCACGCCCATTTCGCGCGGCACTCCATTCCTGGTCACCGACCTTGCCACTGCTGAATTAGTGAAAGTGAGCGCCAATGCTTTCTTAGCAACCAAAATCTCTTTCATTAACGCAGTAAGTGAGGTCTGTGAAGCAGCAGGAGCAGATGTTACGCTCTTAGCAGACGCTATCGGCTACGACGAAAGAATCGGACACAAATTCCTCGGTGCTGGTCTGGGATTTGGTGGCGGTTGCCTCCCCAAAGATATTCGTGCCTTTATGGCACGCGCTGGTGAGCTAGGTGCGAATGAAGCCTTGACCTTTTTGCGTGAGGTAGACGCAATCAATATGCGCAGACGCGAACACTTGGTTGCGCTAGCTAAGAAAACTGCTGGTGGCTCGCTTATCGGCAAGAATGTTACTGTCCTTGGATGTGCCTTTAAGCCTAATTCTGATGATGTGCGTGACTCACCAGCGTTGAGTGTGGCAGGTTCGCTCTCGTTACATGGTGCTCAAACAACTGTGTATGATCCACAAGCTATGGATAATGCGCGTGCAGTTTTCCCAACCCTGACCTATGCCGACAGCACTCTAACAGCACTAGAAGATGCGGATTTGGTTATTTTAGCCACAGAATGGCAAGAGTTCCGTGATCTTGACCCTGTGCAAGTAGGTGCCTTGGTGCGCACCAAAGCAATTATTGATGGCAGAAATGTGCTTGACCCTAAGCAATGGCAAGCAGCAGGATGGACATACAAAGCACTCGGACGCAGCCTCTAG
- a CDS encoding (Fe-S)-binding protein has product MVVPSPTQLSPSAILGIIAVIISIPAWCYFFFAGAKIYRLIRSGTATTPRTNQPVRRLATMLRKVFFHTELARKPLVAAAHWLVMIGFIGGSLVLFEAYIQVFAPHSGWWLLHEWPVYHFCEELLAVGTIVGIGCLMVIRATSPARFYGSNSRAAVFVELVVLIEGLGMLLVKAAKIATYGGGSVWADFLSRYIALLLPASATLVSVFALIKLLSAMIWLGAVAHYINWGVAWHRFLAFFNIFFRRNPDGSPALGALTPMVWKGKALTLDTLAELDEGTLDKDNKDNADEANHVEPTEPTLGTGTLADGSWKMLLDATTCTECGRCQEQCPAWNTQKPLSPKLLMTDIRDAATTNTHANVDVLKLVGESAIINPDALWSCTHCGACVEQCPVDIEHIDHVANLRRFQVLAESEFPSELAGLFKNLEVKGNPWGRNNTQRADWISKARRDGIEVPVFGEDIHDFSDTEYLFWVGCAGAFDDAAQRTTRAIVELLHTAGVKFAVLSRGETCTGDPARRAGNEFLFQQLAKENISTLNEVFEGVVPGQRKIITSCPHCFNTLRNEYPDFDGHFDVFHHTQLLNRLVRDNRLTPIPRSPHNRAPITYHDPCFLGRHNKVFDPPRELLGVTGAELVEMDRTRNEGFCCGAGGARMFMEEKLGTRINENRAQEAVATGAAEIAVGCPFCNTMLTGGVKTVAAQAETTPAVRDVALMLRDSILIDDKLPDPQAKTFLETPRRTPRKTTQVPAQATAKEQKTPSAKTHKAPTVAPPANSGDVPVPPAPVPPVVPVIPTPTTPPVPTAPIHPAVPPAPGASSVPVPPVATPPVPTAPAQPAVPQPPTPSVPIPPGSALPPGITPQQDTQPQAKEE; this is encoded by the coding sequence ATTGTGGTACCCTCCCCAACCCAGCTCTCTCCTTCTGCAATCCTAGGCATTATTGCGGTCATCATTTCCATTCCAGCATGGTGCTATTTCTTCTTTGCAGGAGCAAAGATCTACCGGCTTATCCGCTCCGGTACTGCCACTACTCCACGCACAAACCAGCCGGTGCGGCGGTTAGCGACAATGCTGCGCAAGGTTTTCTTCCACACTGAACTCGCCCGCAAGCCGCTCGTCGCAGCAGCACATTGGCTGGTCATGATTGGTTTTATCGGCGGATCACTCGTTTTATTCGAGGCGTATATTCAAGTCTTTGCGCCACATAGTGGCTGGTGGCTGCTGCACGAATGGCCGGTCTACCACTTCTGCGAAGAACTCCTTGCTGTAGGAACCATTGTGGGCATTGGCTGCCTTATGGTCATTCGCGCCACTTCCCCAGCACGTTTTTATGGCTCAAATTCCCGTGCCGCTGTGTTCGTGGAATTGGTAGTGCTCATCGAAGGACTGGGAATGTTGCTGGTCAAAGCCGCCAAAATTGCCACCTACGGCGGAGGTAGCGTATGGGCAGACTTCCTCAGCAGATACATTGCACTCTTACTTCCCGCTTCTGCCACCCTGGTCAGTGTTTTTGCCTTAATAAAATTACTCAGCGCCATGATCTGGCTTGGCGCAGTAGCGCACTACATTAACTGGGGTGTTGCCTGGCACCGATTCCTTGCCTTTTTTAACATTTTCTTCCGACGCAACCCCGATGGTTCCCCAGCCCTAGGCGCACTAACCCCCATGGTGTGGAAAGGCAAAGCCCTCACCTTAGATACTCTGGCTGAGCTTGATGAAGGCACTCTCGACAAAGACAACAAAGACAATGCTGACGAGGCGAACCATGTGGAACCGACCGAACCAACCCTAGGCACTGGTACTCTTGCCGATGGTTCCTGGAAAATGCTCCTCGATGCCACTACATGCACTGAATGTGGTCGCTGCCAGGAACAATGCCCGGCATGGAATACCCAAAAGCCTTTGTCGCCCAAGCTGCTCATGACCGATATTCGTGATGCTGCCACAACCAACACCCACGCCAATGTCGATGTTCTCAAACTTGTTGGTGAATCAGCAATCATTAATCCCGACGCGCTGTGGTCATGCACGCATTGCGGTGCTTGCGTGGAGCAATGTCCGGTGGATATTGAGCATATTGACCATGTGGCAAACTTACGCCGTTTCCAAGTTCTCGCCGAATCTGAGTTCCCTTCCGAACTAGCAGGCCTATTCAAGAATCTAGAGGTCAAAGGCAATCCTTGGGGGCGCAATAACACACAGCGCGCAGATTGGATAAGCAAAGCGCGTCGCGACGGTATCGAGGTACCAGTTTTCGGTGAAGATATCCATGATTTTTCCGATACCGAATACCTATTTTGGGTTGGTTGCGCTGGCGCTTTCGACGATGCCGCCCAGCGTACAACTCGCGCAATAGTAGAGTTACTGCATACTGCTGGCGTGAAATTTGCTGTGCTTTCTCGTGGGGAAACCTGCACAGGTGACCCTGCCCGGCGCGCTGGTAACGAGTTTTTATTCCAGCAATTAGCCAAAGAAAATATCAGCACTCTCAATGAGGTTTTTGAGGGGGTAGTTCCTGGTCAGCGCAAGATAATCACGAGTTGCCCGCATTGTTTTAATACGCTGCGCAATGAGTATCCAGATTTTGATGGACATTTTGATGTGTTTCATCATACGCAACTGCTCAACCGTCTGGTTCGTGATAACCGACTCACCCCTATTCCGCGGAGTCCGCACAATCGTGCTCCTATTACTTATCATGATCCTTGTTTCCTCGGGCGACACAATAAGGTTTTTGATCCGCCGAGAGAACTGCTTGGTGTCACCGGTGCCGAGCTTGTGGAGATGGATCGCACCCGCAATGAAGGCTTTTGTTGCGGTGCTGGTGGGGCGCGAATGTTTATGGAAGAAAAACTCGGTACTCGTATCAATGAAAATCGTGCTCAAGAGGCTGTTGCTACTGGTGCTGCAGAAATTGCCGTCGGTTGCCCGTTCTGCAACACGATGCTCACCGGTGGGGTAAAAACTGTAGCGGCACAAGCAGAGACAACACCTGCTGTACGCGATGTTGCGCTTATGCTGCGCGACAGCATACTGATCGACGATAAATTACCTGATCCACAGGCTAAAACTTTCTTAGAAACCCCACGACGCACACCGCGTAAGACTACTCAGGTACCTGCTCAGGCAACCGCCAAAGAGCAGAAAACACCTTCGGCAAAGACCCACAAGGCACCGACAGTAGCGCCACCGGCTAATAGTGGCGACGTGCCAGTTCCACCAGCTCCTGTCCCTCCAGTAGTGCCAGTGATTCCAACACCAACCACGCCGCCGGTTCCTACGGCACCTATTCACCCTGCAGTACCACCAGCACCAGGAGCAAGTTCTGTTCCAGTCCCACCTGTGGCCACGCCGCCGGTTCCTACAGCACCTGCTCAACCTGCAGTACCACAACCACCAACTCCCTCAGTGCCTATACCACCTGGTTCTGCGCTACCACCTGGTATAACTCCGCAGCAAGATACTCAGCCTCAAGCAAAAGAAGAATAG
- the dcd gene encoding dCTP deaminase: protein MLLSDKDIRKAITQGDLGIEPFDEALIQPSSIDVRMDRFFRVFNNSKYTHIDPKEQQDELTSLVEVAEDEPFVLHPGEFVLGSTLEKFSLASNLAGRLEGKSSLGRLGLLTHSTAGFIDPGFSGYITLELSNVANLPITLWPGMKVGQLALFQMTSPAEVPYGSGVLGSKYQGQRGPTPSKAYLNFR, encoded by the coding sequence GTGTTGCTATCCGATAAAGATATTCGTAAAGCTATTACTCAAGGCGATCTTGGTATTGAACCTTTCGACGAAGCGCTTATCCAGCCTTCAAGCATTGACGTACGCATGGATAGATTTTTCCGTGTCTTTAATAACTCCAAGTACACCCACATTGACCCTAAAGAGCAGCAAGACGAGCTCACCAGCCTGGTAGAAGTCGCAGAAGATGAGCCTTTTGTGCTACACCCAGGCGAGTTTGTTCTGGGCTCTACCTTGGAAAAGTTTAGTTTGGCGTCGAACCTAGCAGGCAGGTTGGAAGGAAAATCATCCTTGGGGCGCTTAGGGTTGCTCACGCACTCCACGGCTGGGTTTATCGATCCTGGTTTTAGCGGCTATATCACCTTGGAATTGTCCAATGTTGCCAATCTGCCCATCACACTATGGCCAGGTATGAAAGTGGGGCAGTTGGCACTATTCCAGATGACCTCGCCAGCAGAAGTGCCTTATGGTTCTGGGGTATTAGGCTCGAAATATCAAGGACAGCGTGGACCTACCCCGTCGAAAGCCTACTTAAACTTCCGTTAA
- a CDS encoding inorganic phosphate transporter — MSNDVMAIPQPGKKSTSDLWWHLTFGGLLAVTLVVYLLWSFDYVGEGASKSILITTIIFGVFMAFNIGGNDVANSFGTSVGAGTLSMKQALVVAAIFEVSGAVLAGGEVTDTVKSGIVDLDAIDLDPLHFAFIMMSALLGAAIWLLVATRMGWPVSTTHSIVGGIVGASLTLGFSQGIGGWDMVQWSEIGQIAMSWVLSPVLGGAVAWLLYSAIKKNILDYNDKADKELDVLKSERAQLHEKFKKNFESLSETEKISYTSAMLRDSTLINEENYDPNNIESDYYRDLHKLNVRRDALNTHRALENWVPLLAAVGAAIIGAMMLFKGLKNLDFHLSNLGNFLILAMIAAVVWMSVFIFTRTLKNRELPRATFILFSWMQVFTASAFAFSHGSNDIANAIGPFSAVLDVLRTDSINGKAEVPTATMVTCGVALIAGLWFIGRFVIQTVGSGLTEMHPASGFAAELSAAAVVMGASLLGLPVSSTHILIGAILGIGLVQKKANWGMMKPIGLAWVITLPAAAIVSAVSVLAINGIWG, encoded by the coding sequence ATGTCTAATGATGTCATGGCTATTCCACAACCTGGCAAAAAGAGCACCTCTGATTTGTGGTGGCATCTTACCTTTGGTGGGTTGTTAGCTGTTACTCTCGTTGTTTATTTACTCTGGTCCTTTGATTATGTTGGTGAGGGAGCAAGCAAGTCTATCCTCATTACCACCATTATTTTTGGTGTGTTCATGGCATTTAACATCGGCGGTAACGATGTTGCTAACTCTTTTGGTACCTCAGTAGGTGCTGGAACACTGTCGATGAAACAAGCGCTAGTTGTTGCTGCTATTTTCGAGGTTTCAGGTGCTGTTCTCGCTGGTGGCGAGGTGACCGACACCGTTAAGTCTGGCATCGTTGATCTTGACGCGATTGATCTCGACCCACTTCACTTTGCCTTTATCATGATGTCTGCACTGCTCGGTGCAGCGATTTGGCTCCTTGTGGCTACCCGCATGGGATGGCCAGTGTCTACCACTCACTCCATCGTCGGTGGTATCGTTGGTGCTTCCCTTACTCTCGGCTTCAGCCAAGGTATTGGTGGCTGGGACATGGTTCAGTGGAGCGAAATCGGTCAGATCGCAATGAGCTGGGTATTGTCTCCTGTTCTTGGTGGTGCTGTTGCATGGTTGCTCTACAGCGCAATTAAGAAAAACATTCTCGATTACAACGACAAAGCAGATAAAGAACTTGATGTTCTTAAATCTGAGCGTGCACAGCTCCACGAAAAGTTCAAGAAGAACTTTGAGAGCCTGAGCGAAACAGAGAAGATCAGCTACACCTCAGCAATGCTTCGCGATTCGACGCTTATCAACGAGGAAAACTACGATCCAAATAACATCGAATCAGATTACTACCGTGACCTACATAAGCTCAATGTTCGTCGTGATGCTCTTAACACACACCGTGCACTAGAAAACTGGGTGCCTTTGTTAGCAGCAGTAGGTGCAGCAATTATTGGTGCAATGATGTTGTTCAAGGGTCTTAAGAACCTTGACTTCCACCTCTCTAACCTGGGTAACTTCCTCATCCTTGCCATGATCGCTGCAGTGGTATGGATGTCAGTATTTATTTTCACTCGTACCTTGAAGAACCGTGAACTACCACGTGCAACCTTCATCCTCTTCTCTTGGATGCAGGTATTCACCGCTTCTGCTTTTGCGTTCTCACATGGTTCTAACGATATTGCGAACGCTATCGGTCCATTCTCTGCCGTGCTCGACGTACTGCGTACTGATTCCATTAACGGTAAAGCAGAGGTGCCGACTGCAACTATGGTTACTTGTGGTGTCGCTCTTATTGCTGGTCTATGGTTCATTGGACGTTTCGTTATCCAGACCGTTGGTTCTGGACTTACTGAAATGCACCCAGCGTCTGGTTTCGCTGCCGAGCTTTCTGCAGCTGCAGTGGTTATGGGCGCGTCCTTGCTCGGTTTGCCTGTGTCTTCTACCCACATCTTGATTGGTGCAATTTTGGGTATCGGTTTGGTCCAGAAGAAAGCTAACTGGGGCATGATGAAGCCAATCGGTTTGGCATGGGTAATCACTTTGCCAGCTGCCGCAATTGTTTCTGCAGTATCCGTACTTGCTATCAACGGTATTTGGGGCTAA
- a CDS encoding DUF1707 domain-containing protein, which yields MSNPNFSDYRISDAEREHAIDQLTTHCSEGRLSLDAYEQRVDQVIQAVLYSDLLAVFSDLPAPSSPPMDIQAATPERTYTESEINELRVSGRRIRAGLSCLSALGATFYSLYLNDPLPLAFLPAVIILLYIMRIGPDSWYTPSLQQLERQRTRAIAAQQRNQLALMRMQHQQQQAQQRALLQQRRNELKHQVLDWADDAITRFKR from the coding sequence ATGAGCAATCCCAACTTTTCTGATTATCGTATTAGTGATGCAGAGCGTGAACACGCCATTGACCAATTAACTACGCATTGTTCTGAGGGGCGCCTGAGTCTTGACGCCTACGAACAACGTGTCGATCAGGTAATCCAAGCAGTGCTGTATTCAGATTTACTTGCTGTGTTTAGTGATTTACCAGCACCAAGTAGCCCACCTATGGATATCCAGGCAGCTACTCCAGAGCGTACTTATACTGAATCGGAAATTAATGAGCTACGTGTTTCAGGAAGAAGAATCCGTGCAGGTCTAAGCTGTCTTAGTGCTTTGGGTGCCACTTTTTATAGTCTGTATCTCAACGATCCCCTACCATTGGCATTCCTACCTGCGGTTATTATTCTGCTCTACATTATGCGCATTGGTCCAGATTCTTGGTACACGCCTTCGCTTCAGCAGCTTGAGCGTCAGCGCACTCGGGCAATTGCTGCGCAACAACGCAATCAACTTGCACTGATGCGGATGCAGCATCAACAGCAGCAGGCACAGCAGCGTGCTTTATTGCAACAGCGTCGTAATGAGCTCAAACATCAGGTTCTTGATTGGGCGGATGACGCTATCACCCGTTTTAAGCGTTAA
- a CDS encoding ATP-binding protein gives MTYQPNPFNATLGATPPLLVGRSEIIRDFRFSLDDGPGTHERISLIVGSRGIGKTALLNDFEDEAHQRGWLVLSETATSGFMLRLRNRILRILAKNQKQLTGLSLSILGIGGGINWGTEPLAETTYSLRDALKDLLEYKRNVDVCVNQPPAGVLITLDEMHYQHTNELIDFGVVIQHLVREREEIAVAMAGIPSSIKPLLADRLDDGESINPATFLRRAARIELGRVSDSDVRQGLELPLRGSSVSWSEEALDMAVRACKGYPFMIQLVGQYSFRNKEENCITRVAAQESIAMAKRKLGQLVHEPALSELSNVDKAFLRCMSYDDGPSHISDIAQRMRRSKTYISNYRRRLLDAELIVETERGHIDFALPYLREYVREQDRNRE, from the coding sequence ATGACTTACCAGCCGAACCCATTTAATGCCACATTGGGTGCTACGCCACCATTACTTGTTGGGCGCAGTGAAATTATCCGAGACTTTCGCTTTTCATTAGATGATGGTCCGGGAACTCATGAGCGTATCTCACTTATCGTTGGTTCTCGTGGTATTGGCAAAACAGCTTTGTTGAATGATTTTGAGGATGAAGCACATCAGCGTGGTTGGCTTGTTTTAAGTGAAACAGCAACTTCTGGCTTTATGCTGCGTCTTCGGAATAGGATTTTACGTATCCTTGCCAAAAATCAGAAACAGCTTACTGGATTGAGTCTTTCTATTTTAGGTATAGGCGGCGGTATTAATTGGGGTACCGAACCTCTGGCAGAGACTACGTACTCTTTGCGTGATGCATTGAAAGACTTACTGGAATATAAGCGTAATGTTGATGTGTGCGTGAATCAACCACCTGCAGGCGTACTGATTACGTTAGATGAGATGCATTATCAACATACGAATGAGCTTATCGATTTCGGAGTGGTCATTCAGCATTTGGTTCGTGAAAGAGAAGAAATTGCGGTTGCTATGGCTGGTATTCCCTCTTCAATTAAACCATTGCTGGCTGACAGACTTGATGATGGGGAGAGTATTAATCCAGCTACTTTTCTGCGTCGCGCCGCGCGAATAGAGCTTGGTCGGGTAAGTGATAGTGATGTAAGGCAAGGACTTGAACTCCCACTACGAGGAAGTTCTGTCAGCTGGTCTGAGGAGGCACTGGATATGGCAGTGCGTGCCTGCAAAGGTTATCCTTTTATGATTCAGTTAGTTGGCCAGTATTCTTTCCGAAACAAAGAAGAAAACTGCATTACTCGTGTAGCCGCGCAAGAAAGTATTGCAATGGCTAAACGTAAATTAGGGCAACTAGTGCATGAACCAGCGTTATCAGAGCTATCTAATGTGGATAAAGCCTTTTTAAGGTGTATGTCATATGATGATGGCCCCTCGCATATTAGTGATATTGCACAACGTATGCGACGTTCTAAAACTTATATCAGCAACTATCGACGAAGGCTTCTAGATGCAGAACTGATTGTGGAAACTGAGCGTGGACACATTGATTTTGCCTTACCCTATCTGCGTGAATATGTGCGTGAGCAGGATAGGAATAGGGAATAG
- a CDS encoding O-acetylhomoserine/O-acetylserine sulfhydrylase: MTSYDNTDTTQWGFDTRQIHAGQPVDPTGARNLPIYNTSSYVFNSAEHAKQRFALEDAGPVYSRLTNPTVEAVENRINSLEGGVHTVLFASGQAAETAAILNLARAGSHIVASPRLYGGTETLFSVTLARLGITTTFVDNPDDPESWQAAVQDNTVAFYGETFANPQADILDIPAVAEVAHRNNVPLIVDNTLATAALVRPLEHGADIVVASLTKFYTGNGSGLAGALIDGGSFDWTVTNPKTGEPIFPDFVTPDPAYHGLKYADLGEAAFGLKARVGLLRDTGATASAFNAWVTAQGLDTLSLRVRRHNENAAQVAAFLDGHELVKKVNYAGLSSSPWYAVKEKLGLEYTGSVLSFDLDAEKITGSADSDAARETAWKFIDALRLHSNLANVGDVRSLVVHPATTTHSQSDEAGLASAGINQATIRLSVGIEDIKDILADLDQAFKAVAAAS, from the coding sequence ATGACTTCTTATGACAACACAGATACAACCCAATGGGGATTCGATACACGACAAATACACGCAGGTCAGCCAGTAGATCCTACAGGTGCCCGTAATCTCCCTATCTACAACACCTCCTCCTATGTGTTCAACTCCGCAGAACACGCCAAACAGCGCTTCGCCTTGGAAGATGCAGGCCCAGTATATTCACGACTGACCAACCCAACCGTGGAAGCCGTCGAAAATCGCATCAATTCTTTGGAGGGCGGAGTGCATACTGTTCTGTTTGCTTCTGGACAGGCAGCAGAAACAGCAGCGATCCTCAACCTTGCGCGCGCAGGCTCCCATATTGTTGCCTCCCCCAGGCTTTATGGTGGAACCGAAACCCTCTTTTCGGTAACTCTAGCCCGCTTAGGAATCACCACCACTTTTGTGGATAATCCTGATGATCCAGAATCTTGGCAGGCAGCAGTGCAAGACAATACTGTGGCTTTTTATGGTGAAACTTTTGCTAACCCCCAGGCAGATATTCTTGATATTCCTGCTGTGGCAGAGGTTGCCCACCGCAATAATGTTCCTTTGATTGTGGACAACACTCTTGCCACCGCAGCTCTTGTGCGTCCGCTAGAACATGGTGCTGATATTGTCGTTGCTTCCCTTACGAAGTTCTACACCGGTAATGGCTCCGGATTGGCTGGTGCGCTCATTGATGGGGGTAGTTTTGATTGGACTGTCACCAACCCTAAGACCGGTGAGCCTATTTTCCCTGATTTTGTCACCCCTGACCCTGCCTATCACGGGTTGAAATATGCTGACCTCGGTGAAGCTGCCTTTGGTCTCAAAGCCAGAGTTGGTCTTTTGCGAGATACCGGCGCCACAGCCTCTGCTTTTAACGCTTGGGTGACAGCTCAGGGATTGGATACTTTGTCTTTGCGGGTGCGTCGTCATAATGAAAATGCAGCGCAGGTTGCCGCTTTCCTTGATGGGCATGAATTGGTGAAAAAGGTTAATTATGCTGGTCTTTCTTCTTCCCCTTGGTATGCGGTGAAAGAAAAGTTGGGGTTGGAATACACCGGATCTGTGCTCTCTTTTGACCTGGACGCTGAGAAAATCACAGGTTCTGCTGATAGCGATGCTGCTCGTGAAACGGCCTGGAAGTTTATTGACGCTTTGCGTTTGCACTCGAATCTTGCGAATGTGGGAGATGTGCGCTCGCTCGTCGTGCATCCTGCAACCACCACACATTCACAGTCTGATGAGGCTGGGCTTGCTTCTGCCGGAATTAACCAGGCAACTATCCGTTTATCTGTGGGTATTGAGGATATTAAGGATATTCTTGCGGATCTTGACCAGGCTTTTAAGGCAGTTGCTGCTGCGAGCTAA